TTTGGGTAAACGTCACAGCTAATTACGAGAGCATGCTGGAAAATGCATCTTTTGTTTTAGCACACTTTGTACTGTTAATAAAGGTTaagttctactccctccgtttcaggttaaaagacgttttgactttaattaaagtcaaattgctttaagtttgactaattttatagacaagtatagtaatatttataatactaaattagtttcatcaaatcaataattgaatatattttcataataaatttatcttgggttaaaaatgttactatttttttctacaaacttggtcatcaaaaatcaataattgaatatatttttataataaatttttcttgggttgaaaatattactattttttttacaaacttagtcaaatttaaaacagtttgactttaaccaaaatcaaaacttcttataacctaaaacggagggagtagttagtaCTAATATGCTTTTCTAAAGTAGAATATCAACTTCACCAATTTTTGGTTTGGTGGGAACTCAGGCTTCTAATTTGGGCTTTACTGGTGCAAACTGCAAACCCACACATGCTTGACAGGTTAACCTAACACAAACCTTGTTCATCACAGTCCAAGTAGAACTTCTAGAAACCAAACCCAAGTTCAATTTCAAGCTGAACACATGAGTTTGAACATTATTTATTCGTTCAAATTAAATTCACCTGAAATTTGGAAACACATGGAAGAATTCCTCTCTTTCAAATTTCTTCTGAATCTGAACCATCCAAATTAACAAACGCAGGGCATGCTGCTGCTCACACTGGCCGTCTCCGTGCCAGCActgaagccgccgccgtgcgacggcggcggcggcgccgcctgccCGCGCGCGTCGGCGCTGCAGCTGGGCGTCTACTTCGGCGGGCTGTACACCATCGCGCTCGGCCACGGCGGCACGAAGCCGAACATCTCCACCATCGGCGCCGACCAGTTCGACGACTTCCACCCGCCGGAGAAGCTGCATAAGCTCTCCTTCTTCAACTGGTGGATGTTCACCATCTTCCTCGGCATCCTCTTCTCCACCACCGTCCTCGTCTACCTCCAGGACAACGTCAGCTGGACCGTCGGCTACGGCATCCCCACCCTGGGCCTCATGGTCTCCGTCGCCGTCTTCCTCTCCGGTACGCCGCTGTACCGCCACAAGGTGCCCCAGGGTAGCCCCCTCGCCACGATGGGGagggtcgtcgccgccgccgtgtggaAGTGGCGCGTCCCGCTCCCCGCCGACTCCAAGGAGCTccacgagctcgagctcgagcacTACACCACCCGCCGCGGGTTCCGCATGGACGCGACGGTGTCCATGGCGTTCCTGAACAAGGCGGCGGTGAAGCcgggcgaaggaggaggaggatcggTGGCGCGGCTGCCCGGGTGGACGCTGTGCACGGTGACGCAGGTGGAGGAGACGAAGCAGATCGTGAAGCTGGTGCCGCTGCTCGCCACAATGGTGGTGCCGTGCACGCTGGTGGCGCAGGCGGGCACGCTGTTCGTCAAGCAGGGCGTGACGCTGGACCGCCGCATCGGGAAGTTCCACGTGCCGCCGGCGAGCCTCGGCGCGTTCgtgacggcgacgatgctcaTCTGCATCGTGCTCTACGACCGGTTCCTCGTCCCCGCCGTGCGCCGGCGGACCAAGAACCCGAGGGGGATCACGCTGCTGCAGCGGATCAGCCTGGGGATGCTGCTCCAGATCGTGACGATGGTGGTGACGTCGGTGGTGGAGAGCCAGAGGCTGGGGTACGCGAGGAGGCACGGGCTGGTCGCCACCGGCGGGCAGCTGCCGGTGACGATCTTCATCCTGCTGCCGCAGTTCGTGCTGCTGGGCGTCGCCGACGCGTTCCTGGTGGTGGGGCAGATCGAGTTCTTCTACGACCAGGCGCCGGAGAGCATGAAGAGCCTCGGGACGGCGATGTCGCTGACGGCGTACGGCGCCGGGAACCTGCTGAGCAGCGCCATCCTCGCGGCCGTCGAGcgggtcaccggcggcggcaaggggagGACGCCGTGGGTGACCAACAACCTCAACGCCTCGCGCCTCGACTACTACTACGCGTTcctcgccaccctcgccgccgcgaacCTGCTGGCGTTCGTCGTGCTCAGCTGCAAGTACTCGTACCGCGTCGAGTCCACGGAGACCATCGACGTCGACGTCGCCATGGACAACGTCgcgcagggcggcggcgtggtgacggTCAAATCAGAGGCAGCCCCAATGGCATGACAGCACTTCCGGAATTGTATCCTGTCTATTCCCGTCTGGATTCTGAAGTTGCAATGTAATGAAGAAACGGTGATGATACATATTAGCACTTTAAAAATGttaaatgaaaattttatttactcGTTCTGTAAAGGAACGGTAATACGGACAATATTCACAGCTTCACACAATCGCACTAGTAGCACCATCGTTTCTCTTATGCCTATACTTAAGCTAAAATGTGAATTTTAAAGCTTCactttagagttgattttgtgttttttttaaatatagttTATTTTACAGTATTTGCTTTCGAATCGATAAGGACACGTcgcataaattattttttaatttgttaataAACGATTCGCATGAACGTAAGTATAAGTAAAAGGATGGAACCATAAATATCTAGGAGTAATTTGGTGACAACGATGGAGATGCACTATTACAGTCATGACGCTAGAGGCAACTAActccatccatcctaaaatatagcaatatagtaCATGATGGGACATGTATGTCCATATTCATAGTACTATGATATATCACATCTCATAttagattgttatattttgcGACGGATGAAGTATTTGAGAGATACTagctccgttttttaatagataacgccgttgactttttctcacatgtttgaccattcgtcttatttaaaaaatttacgtaattataatttattttgttatgagttgttttatcactcatagtattttaagtgtgatttatatcctatatatttgtataaaatttttgaataagacgaatagtcaaacatgcgagaaaaagtcaacggcgtcatctattaaaaaaacggagggagtatatcatatCGGCCGATGATGTAAGCTAGTAGCTGATCCTTTCAAATTATTTATCTTTCTAGGTTTGGACTTAAGTCAAGTATTTCcatctttttaccatcagataTATGTTTTAACAACATGGAAATTATGTACCACCAGAAAACAAGGCACGCTTATATATAACGTGTTCATATGACTAGGTAACACTCTAACTCAACTGGATTGACCGTAGTCAGCTCGCCACCTGAGCTGAAAGCAGGCACAATATTGTCGATCTCGGATACTTCGCTACTGTAAATTGACGAACATGACATCAAGACGAGAAATCTAAGGAATAAGTCCagtttgactcccttaactagtgaCCGAATTTGATCTGTATCCCTAAACCACAATACCGGATATCTTCGACCCCCAAACTATTGAaatcggtgcaatttgactcccttggcggttttggagggcagTTTCACTTATGTAGGGCCCGCTCACATATGGGACCCATATACGATCCTCCCTTTCCTTCCCTTATTCCtccttcctttctctctctcccccttaccttcccttcttcctcctccctttctctcccttACCGTTGGTGCACCAGTAGTTCAGCAGCGGTGCCGGGACCGGGCCGTCGTTTGTTGTTTGTTGGGAGGACGCCAAGTAGGGCGACGTCGAGGAGCGAGACGGTGGCCTCTCCCCGGAGGTCCTAGTGGCGTGGGCGCCGAGCCAGCCGCGGAAGGAGACGCGGATCTAGGTGTtagagacggcggcgcggagaggaggagggcagaAGGGGGAAGGTGGGGCCGGGACTCCGGCGAGCGGGGCAATCCCCGTTCACGTCGCTCCTCTCGACCTTCGTTGCATGGGATGCTACCATCGGTTGCCCACTCATCCGCGCCAAGCTCGATGCCATGGGGGCCACATCTACCACCAGCGGGGCCCAATGAGGCACGCGGGGGCAAGGACATGAGGGCGCGCCACGTTGGGGTGCTCGTCAAGATGTGCTGGTGTGGACGTGGATCCCTGACGCGCTTGTTTGGATTTCTGCAGGAAGTCGAAGCTGTCCCGCCGGCGCCACTCCAGCACCTGCCCGCCACCACTCCAAAACATGCTCCTCGCACACGACTGAAGAAGGggtagagagagggagagaggagggagacagagggaagagtaagaagggaaggagagagaggatgacatttgggtcccacatgtttgtgggtccacaatttttttttgaataacaAGTGGgtccacaatatatatatatatatatatatatatatatatatatatatatatatatatatatatatatatatatatatatatatatatatatatatatatatatatatatatatatatatatatatatataagttctaATGacatgtaagcgccacgtcaacgccacgttgTACGAACACTAGGTCAATACTACCACGTAGGCGCTACGTCAGCGAAGCTGCCCTCCAAAACCGCAAATGGAGTCAAATTGCGCCCGTTTTAATAGGTGAGGATCAATATATCCGGTATTGTAGTTCAATGATAGGAATCAGATTCGGTCACTAATTAAGTGAGTCAAAGTGGGCTTATTCCGAAATCTAAAGTAAGCTTATTTCATAACAAAATTCAGCTCAGTTACTCTTGGGTCAATAAGCTAGCCTAATAAACCGGGAAGAAAAGTCAGAAAACAATCTCGCTAGCTTCCACCTCTCATGCTGCAGCATGCTTATAAAGCAAAGACAAATCTAGGGTTGATTTAGCCTTCATACTCAATGGAGTTATTCCTATATGCTCCGCTGAGAtatgttgtttgtttcactttcAATCGGTTAAACGTTGACTGAACAGTCGTCATCATCACGATGTAATTTCTACCTTTCAATCGGTTAAACGTTGACTGAACAGTCGTCATCATCACGATGTAATTTCTACCTGGAAAGGAGGCGTCGAAGGAGCTTAATGAAACATATCAAATACAATGCAATTAGACAATATGAGTGAACTCTTCATCCAAATAAATCCTTATCCATGACCCAAAAATCATTCTCTTCCATTATCTGAAGAAGATTAGCTCACCAAGTTAGTAGAAGTGTTCATCATCTATCCTCGACTAGTTCAAAAGCAGCAAGACCACCTTCCCACGGTGTGTAAATGAACcccaaaacagaaaaaaaactcCCAAATAACACGCCACAAAAGGTATGGTAGGTGTGGCTTGACAATATTACATTCACTGGTTGTTAGGTTAAGCATTAAACAATCACATGTCTCAGCATCTGCCACTATAAAAGTTCATTTTTAAGGACAgtcatatagaaactttaatTTTCTGAGTCTAATTATTGGTCTTGATAATGTATCCAAACATTTACAATCGTTATTTTTCATGATCCACACATACTGACTATGACCTATATGAATAATGAGACGACCAATCAAGAAAACTGTAGTAAAGAATAATTAGGCAATTTGTTTTGTTGGTTTGTTGTGGGATATGTTATATGTTAATCAAGTTAGTCCTTCTTATTGGAGTTGAAGAGATGACATAAAAAATGTTTCTATGTGAACAAAGTAACATTAAGAAGATAACCCGTTAAACTCTTTTTTTCTTATAGTAAAGCGTTCAACTTTGTGTTGCGACTCCAAAGCTTTATTATGGCACAAAAACTTTACACAAGGCtctaattattcttttactaTAAATCTTAATTTGTTATGATGATGATTTTTAAAACtaacttttaacttttaattTGTTGAGTTGGACGACAAGTTCAGTTATGTAAAGCTCCAAGGTCACTGATAGAAGTGAGCAACTGTTAGTATTTTCATATTTACTTTTCAATGATTTATATCCTAAATGGCAATTGCGGAGTTCATTACATATATATCAATAGCTAAACTTGTTATATGTATTACAGGATTGATCAGTTGCTTAAGCATCATCTCTTATCGCCCTTATAGGAAACTATGgctcaaaaataaaaacatttaaaggatattatttttttctaaataatatGGTTcattgcatgttgagttttttgttacaactatataagatatatagttcttattGATGCGGCTTAATACATGTTGATTTTTATAGTAATGACTATATTAAGTGCGCTATAAATGCAAATGACATATAAATGATTATGATTAAAACATAAGAAAGATTGaactattattattttctatattaTGGCTCACTGCATATTGAGCTTTTGATtatatctactattataaaaattgaatatatttttgccGTCATTCgtattttggtatgtcatccgtatttgagtcattttttaagttcgttcgcttttgaaaatgtagatccgtgtttgagtcagattttaagttcgtttgcttttaaaaatacaaaagaagtcatacaagaaatttctttaaaagaacttgcatgctaacttgggaTTAaagtcggactcctaactgcagctcatgtttttttaaaaaaaatatccaagcgaattcctgAATTTCATTCTatctaaaccgtataacaataataagattaaaataacattcacccattgcaacgcacgggcatttttctagtaACTATATAAATATGATATATCAATAATACTCTAGCACATCATATCTTCAAAGCAGGTTGCGGAGGACGGTCCTATTTATATTTCTATAAAAGTGTACGGATGTTTGACAAGTGGAAAATATCCAAATCCCCCTTAAAAATCTCTTTAGAGTTTTTAATGCTCATGAGTTATATTCCTATTTAAATACTTTTTATCCTGGTAAAGGGATTTCTTCTTGGACCTCTTTAAGGAATACCtacctttttcccttttccatgTCTAGAATCATCGAAGAGAAATTATATTGACAATTCAACGTATCTTTAAACCTTTCCACAAGCATGCATTTCTTGCTTGCCTTACTTTGAGTAGTCCGCGTGCTCTGGACTGTGTTAACGACCAAGTTTGGTAATACCAGCatcggagatggagatgggatcgaagcggaatcgaagATGATGGTTgttgcggaaacagagtaaaatcggctggagtccgggTCGGCTACGACTGGGATCGGCTAAGTCTGAGTTAGACTGGGTTaagtgatacagccgattccgacaatacgatcTGTGTACGATGTCGGGTTcgagttgatgtgcttcaagatgattgccatgcatggatagagtcctgggaaggcaattgtatctattaattaggatattttatgtaaattccttagagatatgtttgggcaaaagtctgccgcaaagacttatggtatcttagagtttgttagaaatagtagtcgtgtccggtatgggcatatcttgtaattttcgggtataaataggccccgagccctatgtaatttttaacacacgcacgttcaatacaatttcggcgcatcgccaccttttgctttagttttatttcgacgagttcttactttcgggttgagctgcatcggtttcgatcttcgacaagaggtaaaacttgttgtGATGATTTGctttctcgggattagtgcttccatctcatgatactctaatcttgtttatgtgattcgtcaagttatcatatatcttacgtaatctctggcaataccgttatctaacctacaattgGCCAACATCTATCgaggaaggcagccgattaggttagatgtcgatgttgatttagattatataagatatctaccaccctATGAAatatccagcggcttgattgtctagatattgttcttcttttcatacttaatgctgcatcagttgagtttgatctattaagtcgtgcttagaatcataatctctagcctgcctttggTTGCCGAtcagggtagtatcggagtttcagccgatcttatctgatttaactatatttgttttatatgcttaattgatatgttaagtctgccctttatatcaagatctTGTCGCATCTAAATACGTTAAGCTTCTACTTGagtattctacttgctttaatatcttaatataaagtggtatcggagtattagccggtacatactagatctatttgatcggctatgctataaacatatatagtcttgttattaatgtatattttgatctaagtgatttatattgtctcggtgtggtgaccgatctatcccaatcacttgatttaagtatacgtcgatataaagattatatattgttaatatctacagccgatcgagtagatttagtttctTGCTACTTATTGATGatcgccgatcgattcacatacgACATCGGCTcggagataaatgatatgttatcggcacctagccgatcggctatcatttatagatttgaccacggtttctttgtctttgtttcttgttgattgcaggatcaaatcaactggcacgctcatacatccgaaggcgagctttggacctgcactggagttaagcagatctcccaggcctcgtgttttctgtcaacagacTGTTGAATAGATCAAAGTGGAAAGTGGAACCATGCTTCCTCTCCTTGGTGAGTTTGCCCTCCTTCAGTTCTAGCAAGATGATGGTGACAATAGAGTCACTAACTCTTCCAGGTGCTAGACATCGTTACTACATAAATTGACATATGTGACAGTCCAACATGACCCATTTGAGATGATCTTATCTCTAATAGCTAtagagatccaaagtttggatccaaatttcagtccttttccatcacatcaacctgtcatacacacacaacttttaagtcacatcatctccaatttcaaccaaaatctaaactttggatccaactaaacacagcctaggttGAAAAGTACCATGTTTGAGATATAGCTATAGGGAACGACCTATCATAGATGTGACCTCACATCTGTGCATGATGGGTGACATTGTATGAACCGTCCAAGATGAGCTCTCACTCTAACAGATCTATTATGAGATGTTACGTATGCACGGGTTTTATCTTTAACCTATTAGTCATCAGAGATGACTTATTCACTTACAAACAACACTAACCTATTATGAGATGTTACATACGCGCTATGGCGGGTCTTATATTGAACCCATTAGTCATCAGAGAAGACTTATTCACTTGTAGACAACACTAACTCTTGTAATTCCCGATTCTCTCGTACTCTCCACCTCCTAGCTACTAGCATCCTCCTCTCCACCTCGAGTTGCCCTGCGTTGACGACCTCAGTGCTAATATAGCCAATGAAGCAGCACCCCAGTGGCCTTTGCTTATGCTGCCCTACAGCAGGTATTATACTGCCCTGTAAATTCTAAGTTGAATATCTAGGAACAGTATTACTGAATCTGGCAGTGAAACCTTCCTGTGCTTGTTTCTGGTTTGATGGGATTTGGTTGAAGCAAACAACCATGACTGCTCTGCTTGTACAACTCTTGTCCCTCTGCTCAGCTTACTTGAATGTGTACTGATTGTGTGCTTCACCCATCTAACTCTTTGAATTTGCACTTGAGATTGTTTTTTCTAGGAGCTTTCTGTTACTGAATCTGTAGATGGGCATCTACTGCATCATCGCTTTCCATATGGATTGTTGTGTTCATGTCTTTCAAGTTTACATGACTATATCTCCTAATCTTAACATGGATATGTATATCATATAAAATTTCAGGCTTCAGAAATTTTTTTGAACAAATAATTTCAAGCATCAGCTATGCTtcaagtcattgtatgaagtaTGAAACTTCAGCCATCATTTAACAGTTAACATTTTGGTGCTAAACATATTAACTATATTCTTTAAAAGCTTACAATTATTATGTCTACTACTCTTGGTAAATATTCCCTACCTAGCTTCTATATTGTGTTGCTAAGCCACATATAACATTTTGGTTGCTAAACAACTTCTA
Above is a window of Oryza sativa Japonica Group chromosome 10, ASM3414082v1 DNA encoding:
- the LOC4348864 gene encoding protein NRT1/ PTR FAMILY 5.2, producing MENGAGAGDDEYTRDGSVDLRGNPVLRSKRGGWKACSFIVVYELFERMAYYGIASNLVIYLTEKLHQGTVEAANNVTNWSGTVFITPLIGAVVADAWLGRYWTFVAGSAVYLMGMLLLTLAVSVPALKPPPCDGGGGAACPRASALQLGVYFGGLYTIALGHGGTKPNISTIGADQFDDFHPPEKLHKLSFFNWWMFTIFLGILFSTTVLVYLQDNVSWTVGYGIPTLGLMVSVAVFLSGTPLYRHKVPQGSPLATMGRVVAAAVWKWRVPLPADSKELHELELEHYTTRRGFRMDATVSMAFLNKAAVKPGEGGGGSVARLPGWTLCTVTQVEETKQIVKLVPLLATMVVPCTLVAQAGTLFVKQGVTLDRRIGKFHVPPASLGAFVTATMLICIVLYDRFLVPAVRRRTKNPRGITLLQRISLGMLLQIVTMVVTSVVESQRLGYARRHGLVATGGQLPVTIFILLPQFVLLGVADAFLVVGQIEFFYDQAPESMKSLGTAMSLTAYGAGNLLSSAILAAVERVTGGGKGRTPWVTNNLNASRLDYYYAFLATLAAANLLAFVVLSCKYSYRVESTETIDVDVAMDNVAQGGGVVTVKSEAAPMA